One window of Trichomycterus rosablanca isolate fTriRos1 chromosome 2, fTriRos1.hap1, whole genome shotgun sequence genomic DNA carries:
- the tpd52 gene encoding tumor protein D52 isoform X3 produces the protein METEATCSGAQRQDSIPEVGEDAVTTVQSDFDTALTEEEQGELRNELAKVEEEIQTLSQVLTSKEKHLAEIKRKLGITPLNELKQNLSKSWQEVTTSTAYKRTSETLSQAGQKATVAFSSVGSAISRKLGDVRNTPTFKSFEEKVESIKTKMGPTTPSSELETASGSTPNAEPGVEQPDGTTVLDPEPH, from the exons GTGCTCAGAGACAAGACTCCATTCCAGAAGTGGGTGAGGATGCTGTAACCACAGTGCAGTCTGATTTTGACACGGCCCTCACTGAAGAGGAACAAGGGGAGTTGCGTAACGAATTGGCAAAG GTAGAGGAGGAGATCCAGACTCTATCCCAAGTGTTAACATCAAAAGAGAAGCATTTGGCAGAGATCAAGCGGAAGCTGGGTATCACCCCGTTGAATGAGCTCAAGCAGAACCTGAGCAAAAGCTGGCAGGAAGTCACAACGTCCACAGC GTATAAGAGGACCTCAGAAACACTGAGCCAGGCCGGACAGAAAGCCACAGTGGCTTTCTCCAGTGTGGGCTCAGCCATCAGCAGAAAGCTGGGGGATGTCAG GAATACTCCTACCTTCAAGTCGTTTGAGGAGAAAGTGGAGAGTATAAAG ACCAAGATGGGTCCCACTACACCATCCAGCGAGCTTGAAACTGCATCAGGCTCCACGCCTAATGCAGAGCCAGGGGTTGAGCAGCCAGACGGAACCACTGTTCTGGATCCAGAGCCACACTGA
- the tpd52 gene encoding tumor protein D52 isoform X2: protein MEGSDQSAQRQDSIPEVGEDAVTTVQSDFDTALTEEEQGELRNELAKVEEEIQTLSQVLTSKEKHLAEIKRKLGITPLNELKQNLSKSWQEVTTSTAYKRTSETLSQAGQKATVAFSSVGSAISRKLGDVSIRSIQHSTSMPVMRNTPTFKSFEEKVESIKTKMGPTTPSSELETASGSTPNAEPGVEQPDGTTVLDPEPH, encoded by the exons GTGCTCAGAGACAAGACTCCATTCCAGAAGTGGGTGAGGATGCTGTAACCACAGTGCAGTCTGATTTTGACACGGCCCTCACTGAAGAGGAACAAGGGGAGTTGCGTAACGAATTGGCAAAG GTAGAGGAGGAGATCCAGACTCTATCCCAAGTGTTAACATCAAAAGAGAAGCATTTGGCAGAGATCAAGCGGAAGCTGGGTATCACCCCGTTGAATGAGCTCAAGCAGAACCTGAGCAAAAGCTGGCAGGAAGTCACAACGTCCACAGC GTATAAGAGGACCTCAGAAACACTGAGCCAGGCCGGACAGAAAGCCACAGTGGCTTTCTCCAGTGTGGGCTCAGCCATCAGCAGAAAGCTGGGGGATGTCAG TATACGCTCCATACAGCATTCTACTAGCATGCCAGTCATGAG GAATACTCCTACCTTCAAGTCGTTTGAGGAGAAAGTGGAGAGTATAAAG ACCAAGATGGGTCCCACTACACCATCCAGCGAGCTTGAAACTGCATCAGGCTCCACGCCTAATGCAGAGCCAGGGGTTGAGCAGCCAGACGGAACCACTGTTCTGGATCCAGAGCCACACTGA
- the tpd52 gene encoding tumor protein D52 isoform X1 codes for METEATCSGAQRQDSIPEVGEDAVTTVQSDFDTALTEEEQGELRNELAKVEEEIQTLSQVLTSKEKHLAEIKRKLGITPLNELKQNLSKSWQEVTTSTAYKRTSETLSQAGQKATVAFSSVGSAISRKLGDVSIRSIQHSTSMPVMRNTPTFKSFEEKVESIKTKMGPTTPSSELETASGSTPNAEPGVEQPDGTTVLDPEPH; via the exons GTGCTCAGAGACAAGACTCCATTCCAGAAGTGGGTGAGGATGCTGTAACCACAGTGCAGTCTGATTTTGACACGGCCCTCACTGAAGAGGAACAAGGGGAGTTGCGTAACGAATTGGCAAAG GTAGAGGAGGAGATCCAGACTCTATCCCAAGTGTTAACATCAAAAGAGAAGCATTTGGCAGAGATCAAGCGGAAGCTGGGTATCACCCCGTTGAATGAGCTCAAGCAGAACCTGAGCAAAAGCTGGCAGGAAGTCACAACGTCCACAGC GTATAAGAGGACCTCAGAAACACTGAGCCAGGCCGGACAGAAAGCCACAGTGGCTTTCTCCAGTGTGGGCTCAGCCATCAGCAGAAAGCTGGGGGATGTCAG TATACGCTCCATACAGCATTCTACTAGCATGCCAGTCATGAG GAATACTCCTACCTTCAAGTCGTTTGAGGAGAAAGTGGAGAGTATAAAG ACCAAGATGGGTCCCACTACACCATCCAGCGAGCTTGAAACTGCATCAGGCTCCACGCCTAATGCAGAGCCAGGGGTTGAGCAGCCAGACGGAACCACTGTTCTGGATCCAGAGCCACACTGA